The following DNA comes from Chloroflexaceae bacterium.
TCGCGGGCGACGGCGACCCTGAGTGCCGGCGCACTATGCCCTGGGACGAACGGGAGTGGGATCATGACCTGCGGGGCTTTTACCAGCGTCTGGCGCGGTTGCGGCGCGCCTCGCCCGCCCTGCGCGAGGGCGGCTTCCAGCTCCTCTACGCCAGCGGGCACACCCTGGGCTACCTGCGCGAGGCCCCCGACGAGCGGCTGATCATCGTCGCCCGGCGCGGCGACGATGGCCTGGCCGCTATGCCGGTGCGCCACGCCGGCCTGCCCGACGGCGCGCGCCTGCGCGACCTCCTCAGCGGCGCCGAGACCAGCGTGCAGGGCGGCTGGCTGCCCCTCGCCGCTCTGCCGACGGTGGGGGCGCAGATCTGGCAAGTCGGGTAGGCTTCTCAGCCGGTCCGACCGCCATTGACGCTCCTCCGCTCGCTGTGGTATCATACCCGGCGTTGCATTGCGAGCCGTGCATTTGAGGAGTGGCATTGTGGGCGCAAAAATGAAGGTCATCCTGCTCCAGGATGTTGAGCACCTGGGCAAAGCGGGGGATATTAAATCCGTCTCTGGCGGTTTTGGGCGCAACTATTTGATCCCGAAGGGTTACGCGGTGCTGGCCACCCCTGGCCAGATCAAGCAGGCCGAGGAGCGCCTCGCCGCCCAGCGGCGGCGCGCCGAGGCCGCGCGCCGCGATGCCGAGGCCGTCGCTGCGCGCATTAATGGCCGCACGATAGCCTTTACCGTGAAAGTAGGCGAGCAGGACCGGCTCTACGGTTCGGTCACCAGTAGCGACATTGCCGCGCAGATCGCCGCGCAACTGGGCGTGGAGGTGGACCGCCGCAAGATTGAGCTTGAAGAGCCGATCAAGCGTACCGGAACCTATTCGGTGACCGTGCGCCTGATGAGCGGGGTTGAGCCGGTGGTGAACGTAGTGGTCGCCGGTGAGGGCGGTCTTCCTGCTGCCGCCCCGTCTGATGCCGAAACGGCTGCCGAGCAGGCATAACCCGGCAGAAGACGGTCCCCGCA
Coding sequences within:
- the rplI gene encoding 50S ribosomal protein L9; this encodes MKVILLQDVEHLGKAGDIKSVSGGFGRNYLIPKGYAVLATPGQIKQAEERLAAQRRRAEAARRDAEAVAARINGRTIAFTVKVGEQDRLYGSVTSSDIAAQIAAQLGVEVDRRKIELEEPIKRTGTYSVTVRLMSGVEPVVNVVVAGEGGLPAAAPSDAETAAEQA